A single region of the Raphanus sativus cultivar WK10039 chromosome 1, ASM80110v3, whole genome shotgun sequence genome encodes:
- the LOC108857465 gene encoding uncharacterized protein LOC108857465 translates to MVKEEKKKQVQQQHNLDPEAEPSRFFCGSFCSALSRLFSLTCVIFLVLSFATLLSAIFWLFPPRRSLPTRHHADDIVHLNASVEACFRLHKQASEVISHKGKLEMDIFSSIHLRNNTKVTVLSLHQPGASNFTHVKFGVLPVPTNHTMTKHSLTSLRSSFVNLFAQSCDLNLTTSTFGKPTSFQVLKFPGGITVDPLGLEPVSGLLELLFSFTLDFSLSEIQDRVDLLKNQLELVLHLELFESFRVVLTNHKGSTVSPPVTVRGCVVSNMTIMESHIQQRFDHLAQPPAKNFGLDNSVFGEVKNVTFTSYPVGKVLDSDSVLATNANFLT, encoded by the exons ATGGtaaaggaggagaagaagaaacaagttCAACAGCAGCATAATCTCGACCCTGAAGCTGAACCTTCTCGATTCTTCTGTGGGAGCTTTTGCTCTGCTCTGTCGCGTCTGTTTAGTCTAACATGTGTCATCTTTTTGGTCCTTAGCTTTGCGACTCTCCTTTCAGCGATCTTCTGGCTGTTCCCGCCGCGTCGATCGCTGCCTACTAGACACCATGCTGATGATATAGTTCATCTCAATG CATCAGTAGAAGCATGCTTTAGACTTCATAAACAAGCTTCTGAGGTCATTTCCCATAAAGGAAAGCTAGAGATGGATATCTTTTCAAGTATACATCTTAGGAACAACACCAAG GTGACTGTTCTGTCTCTGCATCAACCAGGTGCATCTAATTTCACTCATGTCAAGTTTGGAGTTCTGCCTGTTCCTACTAACCATACAATGACAAAACACTCGTTAACTTCGCTGCGATCTTCTTTCGTTAACCTCTTTGCTCAAAGTTGTGATCTGAATCTGACCACATCAACTTTCGGGAAGCCAACATCTTTTCAGGTTCTGAAGTTCCCTGGTGGAATAACTGTGGATCCTCTGGGACTTGAACCTGTCTCTGGATTACTAGAGCTTCTCTTTAGCTTCACCCTCGACTTCTCCTTGTCCGAGATACAAGACAGAGTGGACCTTTTGAAAAATCAGCTCGAGCTTGTGTTGCATTTGGAGCTGTTTGAGAGTTTTCGTGTAGTTCTAACTAATCATAAAGGATCTACAGTATCTCCTCCGGTAACTGTCCGGGGCTGTGTGGTCTCAAACATGACAATTATGGAAAGCCATATTCAGCAGAGGTTCGACCATCTTGCTCAGCCCCCTGCTAAAAACTTCGGTCTAGACAACTCAGTTTTTGGTGAAGTCAAGAATGTTACGTTCACAAGTTACCCGGTGGGCAAAGTTCTTGATTCTGATTCGGTATTGGCAACTAACGCCAACTTCTTGACATGA
- the LOC130510412 gene encoding AP-1 complex subunit mu-2-like — translation MAGAASALFLLDIKGRVLVWRDYRGDVTAAQAERFFTKLIEKEGDSESNEPVVYDNGVTYMFVQHSNVYLMIASRQNCNAASLLFFLHRVVDVFKHYFEVLEEESLRDNFVVVYELLDEMMDFGYPQYTEARILSEFIKTDAYRMEVTQRPPMAVTNAVSWRSEGLQFKKNEVFLDVVESVNILVNSNGQIVRSDVVGALKMRTYLSGMPECKLGLNDRVLLEAQGRATKGKAIDLEDIKFHQCVRLARFENDRTISFIPPDGAFDLMTYRLSTQVKPLIWVEAQIERHSRSRVEMLVKARSQFKERSTATNVEIELPVPTDASNPTVRTSLGSAAYAPEKDALVWKIKSFPGNKEYMLRAEFHLPSITAEEATPERKAPIRVKFEIPYFTVSGIQVRYLKVIEKSGYQALPWVRYITMAGEYELRLM, via the exons ATGGCAGGGGCGGCCTCCGCGCTGTTTCTGCTCGACATCAAGGGCCGTGTACTCGTGTGGCGCGATTACCGTGGCGACGTCACCGCTGCTCAAGCCGAGCGTTTCTTCACCAAACTCATCGAGAAAGAG GGAGATTCAGAGTCTAATGAACCAGTTGTATACGATAATGGAGTGACATACATGTTTGTACAGCATAGTAACGTTTACCTCATGATAGCTTCTAGGCAGAACTGTAATGCTGCcagtcttctcttcttcttgcaTCGCGTTGTCGAT GTCTTCAAGCATTACTTTGAGGTGTTGGAGGAAGAATCATTGAGGGATAACTTTGTGGTTGTG TATGAGTTACTTGATGAGATGATGGACTTTGGTTACCCTCAGTATACCGAAGCAAGAATCCTTAGTGAGTTCATCAAAACTGATGCTTATAGGATGGAAGTTACGCAGAGGCCTCCAATGGCTGTCACTAATGCTGTTTCGTGGAGGAGTGAGGGGTTACAGTTTAAGAAAAACGAA GTTTTCTTGGACGTGGTTGAGAGTGTAAATATCCTCGTCAACAGTAATGGGCAAATTGTGAGGTCTGATGTCGTTGGAGCATTGAAGATGCGAACATATTTGAG TGGAATGCCAGAGTGTAAGCTAGGTCTGAATGATAGAGTACTGTTGGAAGCACAGGGGAGAGCAACAAAAGGAAAAGCTATTGACTTGGAGGACATCAAATTTCATCA GTGTGTTCGATTGGCCCGTTTTGAGAACGATAGGACGATATCTTTCATACCACCTGATGGGGCTTTTGATTTAATGACATATAGACTCAGTACCCAG GTCAAGCCTCTTATATGGGTCGAAGCTCAGATCGAGAGGCATTCCAGGAGTCGTGTTGAGATGCTTGTAAAAGCTAGAAGCCAGTTCAAGGAAAGAAG CACTGCAACAAATGTTGAGATTGAGTTGCCTGTACCAACTGATGCATCTAACCCCACCGTAAGAACATCTCTCGGGTCTGCCGCATATGCTCCCGAAAAAGATGCATTGGTTTGGAAAATCAAATCTTTCCCTGGGAACAAG GAGTATATGTTGAGAGCAGAGTTCCATCTCCCAAGTATAACCGCAGAGGAAGCCACGCCTGAGCGAAAAGCTCCTATCCGAGTCAAATTCGAGATCCCATATTTCACTGTTTCAGGGATACAG GTTCGGTACCTGAAGGTGATAGAGAAGAGTGGGTACCAAGCTCTTCCATGGGTGAGATATATAACTATGGCTGGTGAGTACGAACTCAGACTCATGTAA
- the LOC130501783 gene encoding uncharacterized protein LOC130501783 — MAGRDIFQLRFVAVVASAAVLIFLVSSQVAEASRMMNICSHTPYPSLCQPLVKRETNPRRATHKTIQALEAKTRLALTEAARYKSGNQEITTCYETLTDALYNLASARKSIRKRDVMAMNMFLTAAVSDYGVCVEGFIDKGQVNTVQNSAVDLRKTGSNCLTLSTLIR; from the coding sequence atggcGGGTCGCGACATTTTCCAGCTGCGTTTCGTGGCTGTCGTGGCATCCGCCGCCGTATTGATCTTCCTTGTATCCAGCCAAGTCGCGGAGGCATCGCGTATGATGAACATATGCTCTCACACTCCGTATCCATCTCTGTGCCAGCCTTTGGTGAAGCGTGAAACGAACCCAAGAAGAGCCACGCACAAAACCATACAGGCTTTGGAGGCTAAGACAAGACTAGCTCTAACTGAAGCGGCCAGGTACAAAAGCGGTAACCAAGAGATCACGACATGTTATGAAACGCTTACCGACGCGCTTTATAATTTGGCAAGCGCGAGGAAGAGTATAAGGAAACGTGATGTGATGGCGATGAACATGTTTTTAACTGCGGCTGTGTCTGATTACGGTGTATGCGTTGAAGGGTTCATTGACAAGGGTCAGGTTAATACGGTTCAAAATTCAGCGGTTGATTTGAGGAAAACTGGCAGCAATTGCTTGACGTTATCTACATTGATTAGATGA
- the LOC130510417 gene encoding uncharacterized protein LOC130510417 produces MFSNFLESLYDGIRDDEDNTNDLRSPTERHDSERNASTISAEEEEAQARGVKDDLAELSHTLTRKLRGVANFLAPLPERPSSDLRFSQPRSPDPGSNQSCVASDTRETEIRARSWNYSDSVEEEEETDDEEEEEMDAVAVTEEVLAFARNIAMHPETWLDFPLDPEEDLDDLEMSDAQRGHVLAIERLAPRLAALRIELCPCHMTVGYFWKVYFVLLHSRLSKHDAQLLSSPQVMEARALWMKELQSENNSAKTGRGDTLEEEIKPSTTSNYYHHAPPEFLSPRIYAFEPPSIIYPDFQKKTDRWSEDVQFIDKAVIEERPIQKIEKDDDDDDDWPEEEDCGHKWTPMFTVNEDDVSFSDLEGDDDISSLALKCKSTSNGTDQKGT; encoded by the exons atgtttTCGAATTTTTTGGAAAGCTTATACGATGGCATCAGAGACGACGAAGACAACACGAACGACCTGAGATCTCCGACGGAAAGACACGATTCCGAGAGAAACGCGTCTACGATTTCAGCGGAAGAGGAGGAGGCTCAAGCTCGCGGGGTGAAAGATGACCTCGCGGAACTCAGCCACACCCTCACGCGGAAACTTCGCGGCGTCGCCAACTTTCTCGCTCCCTTACCGGAGAGACCTTCTTCCGATCTCAGGTTTAGCCAACCGCGTTCTCCAGATCCCGGATCGAATCAATCGTGCGTCGCAAGTGATACGCGAGAGACCGAGATTAGAGCTAGGAGCTGGAATTACAGTGATTCAGtcgaggaagaagaggaaacagatgatgaagaagaagaagagatggatgCAGTTGCAGTTACAGAGGAAGTGCTCGCATTTGCGAGAAACATAGCAATGCATCCTGAAACTTGGTTGGATTTTCCTCTCGACCCCGAAGAAGACCTTGATG ATTTGGAGATGTCTGATGCTCAAAGAGGTCATGTTTTAGCTATAGAGCGTCTTGCTCCGAGGTTAGCTGCGCTGAGAATAGAGCTCTGTCCATGCCATATGACTGTTGGTTACTTCTGGAAAGTCTACTTCGTTCTTCTCCATTCACGGCTCAGTAAACACGATGCTCAGCTTCTGTCTTCCCCACAG gtGATGGAAGCAAGAGCATTGTGGATGAAGGAGCTTCAGAGTGAAAACAATTCCGCAAAAACAGGTCGTGGAGATACTCTTGAGGAGGAGATTAAGCCATCGACGACTTCGAATTACTACCACCATGCTCCTCCTGAGTTTCTTTCTCCTAGAATATATGCCTTCGAACCTCCTTCGATCATCTATCCCGATTTCCAAAAGAAGACAGATCGCTGGTCTGAGGATGTGCAGTTCATCGATAAAGCTGTTATCGAGGAAAGACCAatccaaaaaatcgaaaaagatgacgatgatgacgatgatTGGCCAGAAGAGGAAGATTGTGGTCATAAGTGGACTCCCATGTTCACAGTGAATGAGGATGATGTTTCTTTCAGTGATCTTGAAGGTGACGACGATATAAGTAGCTTAGCACTCAAGTGTAAGAGTACCTCAAATGGCACAGACCAAAAAGGAACATGA
- the LOC108860709 gene encoding uncharacterized protein LOC108860709, with protein MIAFLQRSSYLHLTTAFSSFHHSMTSINTGTLENVEFSIQNLIKSWCRRQKWRQLFLFTPKQHQQDLTSVKPQWRITLSEFLESYQVHLFTIFLLSLDIVLMSLELSSSLLSCTSVKDTSSKDEWFRWGGTAILSILAVKSMALAVAMGKSFFRQPGCVMDGSVAVIALVLQVFLDRKGTGFIVVASLWRVLRVVETAFELSDEAIEVQIDGIISQFQHLSKENITLLETLAEKDEVIKKLEEELNRFKETVTNQS; from the coding sequence ATGATTGCCTTCCTTCAACGCTCGTCATATCTACACCTTACCACAGCTTTTTCATCTTTCCATCATTCCATGACTTCCATCAACACCGGAACACTTGAAAATGTCGAATTCTCCATCCAAAACCTGATCAAGAGTTGGTGCAGACGGCAAAAATGGCGACAACTTTTCCTCTTCACCCCAAAACAACATCAACAAGATCTCACCTCCGTCAAACCACAGTGGAGAATCACTTTATCCGAGTTCCTGGAGTCATACCAAGTTCACcttttcaccatcttcttgcTCTCTCTCGACATTGTCTTAATGTCCCTCGAACTGTCTTCCTCTCTCCTCTCCTGCACATCAGTCAAGGATACCTCAAGCAAGGATGAATGGTTCCGTTGGGGAGGAACAGCTATTCTGAGCATCCTCGCCGTTAAATCCATGGCTCTAGCTGTTGCTATGGGGAAATCGTTTTTCAGACAACCTGGCTGTGTGATGGATGGTTCGGTTGCCGTTATAGCCCTGGTTCTCCAGGTGTTTCTTGACAGGAAAGGGACAGGTTTCATCGTGGTGGCGAGCTTGTGGCGGGTTTTGAGGGTTGTGGAGACTGCTTTCGAGCTTAGTGATGAAGCCATTGAAGTGCAGATAGATGGAATCATCAGCCAGTTTCAACATCTTAGTAAAGAGAATATAACTTTACTAGAGACTCTTGCGGAGAAAGATGAAGTAATCAAGAAGCTAGAAGAAGAGCTAAACCGATTCAAAGAAACTGTAACAAACCAATCATAG